The following is a genomic window from Aphis gossypii isolate Hap1 chromosome X, ASM2018417v2, whole genome shotgun sequence.
TatagttaggtacttatattctttaaaggagatattaaatatatattgtataaaaacttcacaagataattttattacaaaaatctggcaataacaatcaattattactttttattagtaGTGTGTTAGTGTGTTACTATACCATgtgtttgaattaatttttccaatatatatcgcgtataatataataataataatatattaatatcattaacacTATGTGTTGTCTCTTTTACCTATAACTCCATAGTTCGATAATTCCATAATAGTAGGGAATCCTACTAACCGACTAGACAAAATTCTGTGCaccaataattgtattgaccTTACTCAACTATATTATCGtaacttaattaaacataatctgACCTATGCATGTAGCGGATTCGACATCCAGCGTGTACCCTGTTCCGCATCCGGTGAAACGGATACATTGATACGAACCGGCCGTATTGTCACATCGCTGAGATTCTTGACACGTGTGTAAATTTAATTGGCATTCGTTTATATCTAAAACAacgtaaatcaaataattatgacaattatttcgttattatattataagtttatatatacatatataaatattaaatagttattatattttataatattatatacaatatacatgatgATTTACTAAACGTAGTTAGTAAAagctgaaaaatataataatttcattctgACTTGTATACTAAAACTTAGGACGTACAAATTGTGAcagtaaaagttaatttatccatgaaaaaaaaaattttaatcctaataatattaaaaattaaaaactaagttacatattaaataaaattatacattcagttattgttttttcataaaaagtgTACTATTATGATAGGTATGTGGCATTtgctattgaaaattaaattaaattaacaaattttatgtaggtacctaatataacaataaattaatatctgaTGATACATAACAAACAATacctatgcatttttaaaacaaagtaaACATATTACCTGTGCACGCATTGGTTACTTTGTCCAATTGATAACCACTTTTACAGTGACATTTATAACTTCCCGGCGAATTTATGCACACTTCATTTATATCGCAAGGTTTTTGAGAACATTcatctatatctataaaacaaattctattaatagcataggtataatttaaatctttgtCCACTAAGTTTGATTACTCTGTgcttctttaaaaaatttaatttatctattcaTATTCCGCACAGATAGCAATtacctatcatatttttaatttttcatgctAGTATTAAATCGTGGATGTTGGGGACAATGCTCTAAATTTTACGATTTACGAGTTAAAATCCAATTGAGAttctttcaattattattgtgtcgatatttttttttaccatattcGCTATACCTATTGTAGATTCTATACTATTGTCGACAAAAAGTATCTATATCGTTATACaagatattactatattactatttgcATGAATGCATGATGATATTACCATCGCTGTATATTAGACTTATTGATAAGttgttaagtttataattatgtatacaagtTTTGtagaaacaaatttatttttattgctctaATTGTTcgctattacataatattgaacaattaaaaatatattaacattattattgtaattattatattatttttctaatctaATTTACCAAAATGATTATTAGTTTTTCCAAACATTATAGAGCTTTATAACTGATCAAATTGGCGCGTACACGCCTATAACCACTTtcataagtattttgatatttttaaaatataggtgcgttttaatttgttcttaCAGCGAACACTCATTACTAGTGAACTTTTAGCATCATACTAGTCAGTGGTCTCAATATAAACtgaagattttaaaatgactttatttttatataatatacatatttgaacGTACCTAGTTTTAAACAAGATTCTCTTCTAAAACGTTTCAGGTAtaaacatcaaataaatagtaatatttattattgagcaattaaaactaatgtagcataaatttattgtagacTATACTATAAGTCCACTAGTTCTCTTTACAACTCAACTATAGCAACTATTTTAGATTCctcatataatttatctcTATTAGATACaatgaattttcataattacctttacatttttgttcataCAAACTATATGCGTATCCAGGGtcacaaatttgtttttttttaggcaTAGTTAATTTTTCAGGAACCAACGACATCATTGACGGTTGTAGGTATGGTTGACATTCAAATCCATTTGGTgtagttatacatatttcacTAGACGTGCAACTATGTGTTCCATCAGTACAAGGATTTACGTCTgcgtatacataaatttaataaataccaaacaaaaagaataatataatgatataataattcaagtcttaaattataatagtatgtaggacatataagtatataggaAATCAAGTTAATAtggttttagattattttcatcaaaagTTTTTACCAGTTGTAGATATATAATCTGATATGAAAAAACCATGATAAgaaggtatttttttaattttaaatttactgagTGAATAGTTTCAGAAgtcttgttaatatttttattatataggtacattcaaATGTTTGTTCGTTCATTAATTTGAAAAGATTATGAACCTAAAACTTTGCATTTAGAAATTATGTccaactataatactattataacttaacGTGATTTTCCAAagtatgtacataaaaactgtcgagaaattattatttaaattcctaATGAacgaatgtttaatattatcaatattaataaatgctacaattaaatttgtatacgtAAGTATTAGTTACATActacatacaataattactaggtatcactgaaaataatagtacctatattataagttaccgtcgaattaaaaatgtacaaaatatatttcaagttaataaatttaaacttaaaaatagcGTTTAGTTTCTAAGTTTGAAACaagaaatttttataagtacaatCTACaaacattgattaaataattattaatttattcagttattttaatttaaaataatgctagttaaattaaaaatatataaatttaactgacCAGCAGGTGTCACATAGTCTTTTTTAGGTTCGGTCGAAATCGATTTTACTTTTGTAGAAGCTACACTACAGCATGACTGATACACTTCGCCCCATTGGTGATCGTGAAACAGTGGCGTTGATTGACATATCGATTTCGTTGAACCAACAGTGACACcgattttacatatttcacAGCATATCTATTCATAGTAAGCAAttacaaatcataaaaatagtataaacaattattctatatctgttgtaaaatataataatgtaaacaaatgtcatagtataaacttattattaattgcatattaggtaaataataaataataatacgaatcaGCAGATTAGCCCAACTATAGAATAAATACAGTGATATTATGCAtaggttgtaaaaaaaaaaatgtaaaaaatgtaataaaataaacgagaAATCTCAGAAATGTACacaaaacatacattattatcgtttaataagttaataggAGCTTGAGTGCTTCTAAGGTTTTCTcctaaaagaataattatgttattttagcgaatactaaaaaaatgtatacacatacattGAACGAAATtcgcataatttattaaacattggaatttttatgaaaactaaaaacaaaacgatgttaataattaatagttttcataCAATCATAAGATTTCAaacaaagttatttattaagtatttaaatactggCAGGAGTGTCGTCAGCGGACGGCTTCTCTCcttttagtacctacctatagaaTATTACTATACGCGAGCTCATTTATGCCTTATTACACAAAGTCGATTagattatataacattaaaaattgaacacaATATTAACAACGGCTGTatacaagttaaaataataagcaaaaaacattataatttatattgtataatacattatagaatatttattaatgtattatatattaactatataatatagtaatatacctaCGCCGATGtggataatttatttgttgaaatgttatgaattattattatttattatttttaaataacaaccatgataatatatatataaggtatGCTATGATTAGAATTTGTGTCTTTATTGcgctaatatatttataatatttttaaaataatatttaacgtaACGTATTGAATTACCATTTACAGTgttggttatttaaaaaaatgcgtATAGATATTACCCTttgtaaattaggtatattttatgtattctattatgtagtaatatgaaacttataattactttattgcATTAAAACACGAGTGCTATACTCAGAAGTTGCACAAGTCATATAAAAAAGAACAACTCCGTTATAACgtcataacaatttatactgAGTACAGTAAAACGtagtagtaattaataaatacttttattgtaataaaactaatatttatacgtatttataactatataaggtgtatactgtatacgtaCCATAAAATCAACTTGATTTTTTCCTATTTGTGTTTTTTCGTTACAAACTCCATTTTCTAATCCGACTTGTTTTCCCTCGTTGCACCGTATttctctataatttataacagtatatctctaattttaaaatagcgatcattatagtttttattaaatttgttattgtgTTTGACAACCGCGTGGCCTTACAGTCTAGAATAtatgacatatattatactaatatttattatttaatctgatTTCAAGCGCCTAaggtaataaatgtatgatatgtgatagtataatatacgtaatatatagaggaaagaataatttaaatttacaaattaactgagaaataagaaatataaacgctgaacaacacatattataaataaaaattatactatacctttttaatgaacatgaatattttattattttatatagttaattatttgcaCATATTTTGGTCAGAAGTAAACTTAATAAGAaacttagtttaaattttaaaattagctagataataaacatttcaataatgGTAACAGAGCTTCAATCCAATAATCGTGTCCTACTCTTTTAAAGTTgtctatattgtattaacataatatgaatatgtgataggtatattttaatatttgacatCAATCGATCATGATGGAATTGTATGGATTAAACtgtatatgatgtataatattaattatatgatttcgTATGGAAATATGGAattcaatgaatataatataactaatgtatagtttctaaaaatattattattatataaaataataattacgtagcacttgttattattcaaaattactttttaataattacctatagaaattatattttactaataatataattaaataagtaatgacCTAACCCACTCTGCATGTGATAGTGTTTGATATAACTGCAATAATGCACTGGCGTACTGCTTTCACTGATAAAATTTACGAATGCCAAGCAAGTAGCATCACGGCTAATATCAGTTATCAAGTATATTGGATATTGAcaatcataacataataattattgtggttttttttCGGAACAATGAATGTTACTAAagcatttcttttttaaaacggctataataatcactaatcagtatcgtgatta
Proteins encoded in this region:
- the LOC114122515 gene encoding fibulin-2-like; translation: MKTAATTLLVFTLFVDYSFSAGDLESTLNHCCNTGKTWSMEKKSCNITLSFPLFNVNVEHNTMCLTMVGACCLQSLREIRCNEGKQVGLENGVCNEKTQIGKNQVDFMICCEICKIGVTVGSTKSICQSTPLFHDHQWGEVYQSCCSVASTKVKSISTEPKKDYVTPADVNPCTDGTHSCTSSEICITTPNGFECQPYLQPSMMSLVPEKLTMPKKKQICDPGYAYSLYEQKCKDIDECSQKPCDINEVCINSPGSYKCHCKSGYQLDKVTNACTDINECQLNLHTCQESQRCDNTAGSYQCIRFTGCGTGYTLDVESATCIDDDECALKTDTCSVLGPEWICRNTLGSFRCDKKRCVGPNCRVLQGSNNNTNQINRNSAKCLRGYEMDQNNKCIDINECRLANRCMANEVCINTNGSYYCLPRSKNSLK